In Candidatus Hydrogenedentota bacterium, a single window of DNA contains:
- a CDS encoding patatin-like phospholipase family protein produces the protein MGRYIRILAIDGGGIRGLLSGSLLTGLEQRLCAASGRPDARLPDFFDFFAGTSTGGILALLLLTPDPEHAGRARYSAEEVVRIYEECGATVFRSTLWRKLRSGGGFLHKKFDATGLEAAFAHHFGDTRLQDLLRPCLITAYDVERGKAHFFTQHDARNRPGYDYLVRDVARATSAAPTFFPVARIRNDRDEGLACIDGGVFANNPALCAFAEVCDKHPRTTPRDMVIFSVSTGQAPMRLAYDTVKDWGIVRWAAPLAEIMVSGASDTVDYQLRRFFDAGRCEDHYLRINPVLPEGQLPRPYIDDASPENVEALKNMGREIAKTHATHIDGLIEKLLEPEAQPRRRLAVFPRRFPWPFRAASGGG, from the coding sequence ATGGGACGATACATTCGGATCCTTGCGATTGACGGTGGCGGCATTCGCGGCCTGTTGTCCGGCAGTCTGCTGACGGGACTGGAACAGCGGCTGTGTGCGGCTTCGGGACGGCCGGATGCGCGGTTGCCCGATTTCTTCGATTTCTTCGCCGGCACGAGTACCGGCGGCATTCTGGCGTTGCTCCTGTTGACCCCCGATCCGGAGCACGCGGGCCGTGCGCGGTATTCGGCGGAAGAAGTGGTGCGCATCTATGAGGAGTGCGGCGCGACGGTATTTCGGAGCACGTTGTGGCGCAAATTGCGTTCCGGCGGCGGCTTCCTGCACAAGAAGTTCGATGCGACAGGGCTCGAGGCTGCTTTCGCGCATCACTTCGGCGACACGCGGCTGCAAGACCTGCTGCGCCCGTGCCTCATCACGGCTTACGATGTCGAGCGGGGCAAGGCGCACTTCTTTACGCAGCACGACGCGCGCAACCGGCCCGGCTATGATTACCTCGTCCGCGATGTTGCCCGGGCCACATCCGCCGCGCCGACATTCTTCCCGGTAGCGCGGATTCGCAATGACCGGGACGAGGGGCTCGCATGCATCGACGGCGGCGTATTCGCGAACAATCCGGCGCTGTGTGCGTTCGCGGAAGTCTGTGACAAGCATCCGCGCACCACGCCACGCGACATGGTCATTTTTTCCGTCAGCACGGGTCAGGCTCCAATGCGGCTCGCTTACGACACCGTCAAAGACTGGGGCATTGTCCGCTGGGCGGCGCCGCTGGCGGAGATCATGGTCTCTGGCGCATCGGACACCGTGGATTACCAATTGCGCAGGTTCTTCGATGCGGGCCGGTGTGAAGACCACTACCTGCGCATCAATCCGGTACTGCCGGAGGGGCAGTTGCCACGCCCCTACATCGACGACGCGTCGCCGGAAAACGTGGAAGCGCTGAAGAACATGGGCCGTGAAATCGCGAAGACCCATGCAACTCACATTGATGGACTGATCGAGAAGCTGCTCGAGCCTGAAGCACAGCCGCGCCGGCGTCTGGCGGTGTTCCCGCGGCGTTTTCCGTGGCCGTTCCGCGCCGCCAGCGGCGGTGGTTGA